The Sebastes umbrosus isolate fSebUmb1 chromosome 23, fSebUmb1.pri, whole genome shotgun sequence genome contains a region encoding:
- the si:dkeyp-38g8.5 gene encoding uncharacterized protein si:dkeyp-38g8.5: MEISDHAYTSTTYDKVNPVEFTYKMSANEIEDFVKLRVSNKYLFSGRRNTSMWAWRAILKHMGLQHKMTHCQASKKWENMKKRYKGLKNPPDGVKVFPEAWPYFSLMDGAMEGRLEGNAPILKACPSNGIFPPVSKPKRRKISTVMSSPADSLAGGPEIEVSLNGDEDEEEAAAEDVDSIMQEMEHGRDMIDSERQVMEREKQVMEREKQVMERERLVLQRERAALDREVAALDRDRASLDRERATLEREKAVMERERAVVEKERDAASRERMALEREKVRLERLSAPKERTEEVTEDGGEAKDSGVTDRKEQFLNLFEKLIENF, encoded by the exons tGAGTGCAAATGAAATTGAAGACTTTGTGAAGCTGAGGGTTTCCAATAAATACCTCTTCTCTGGAAGGAGAAACACTTCCATGTGGGCATGGAG GGCCATCCTGAAACATATGGGCTTGCAACACAAGATGACTCATTGTCAAGCATCCAAAAAATGggaaaacatgaagaaaagaTACAAG GGGCTAAAGAACCCGCCAGATGGAGTGAAAGTGTTTCCTGAAGCGTGGCCTTATTTCAGTCTGATGGACGGCGCCATGGAAGGTCGGCTGGAAGGCAACGCCCCCATCCTCAAGGCCTGCCCCTCCAACGGCATTTTCCCACCCGTCTCCAAACCCAAGAGGAGGAAGATCTCCACGGTGATGAGCTCCCCCGCCGATTCGTTAGCAGGCGGGCCGGAGATCGAGGTCTCCCTGAACGGagacgaggacgaggaggaggcggcggcggagGACGTAGACTCCATCATGCAAGAGATGGAGCACGGGCGGGACATGATAGACAGCGAGCGGCAGGTGATGGAGAGGGAGAAGCAGGTGATGGAGAGGGAGAAGCAGGTGATGGAGAGGGAGCGGCTGGTgctgcagagggagagagcggcGCTGGACAGGGAGGTCGCCGCTCTGGACCGAGACCGAGCGTCGCTGGACAGAGAGAGGGCGACGCTAGAGAGGGAAAAGGCagtgatggagagggagagggcggtggtggagaaggagagagatgcTGCGAGCAGGGAGAGGATGGCTCTGGAGCGGGAGAAAGTCAGGCTGGAGAGGCTTTCTGCACCAAAAGAAAGGACTGAGGAGGTTACAGAAGACGGCGGCGAGGCGAAAGACTCGGGCGTCACGGACAGGAAGGAGCAGTTCCTCAACTTGTTTGAAAAACTTATTGAAAATTTTTGA